The following proteins are co-located in the Anas platyrhynchos isolate ZD024472 breed Pekin duck chromosome 1, IASCAAS_PekinDuck_T2T, whole genome shotgun sequence genome:
- the ATP6AP2 gene encoding renin receptor, translated as MGRRGVVPAAVLLVAACLAGVRGDEFSILRTPQSVVFRDGSWPIPGDRIPDVAALSMGFSVEEDLSWPGLAVGDLFHRPRATVLVTVKGVDKLTLPVKGISYPIENAVPFSMDSVANAIHNLFSEETPVVLQLAPSEERVYMVGKANSVFEDLSVTLRQLRNRLFQDNSILSSLPLNSLSRNNEVDLLFLSELQVLHDIASLLSRHKHLAKDHSPDLYSLELSGLEEVGKRYGEDSQQFKDASQILVDSLQKFADEMYNLYSGNAVVEVVAVKTFNSPLTRKTRSILQSSQSESDNPYNLAYPYNYNYSVIFNIILWMMIGLALAVIVISYNLWNMDPGYDSIIYRMTNQKIRMD; from the exons gTGTGCGCGGTGATGAATTCAGTATCTTACGGACACCTCAGTCAGTTGTTTTTCGAGATGGAAGTTGGCCAATTCCTGGCGATCGGATCCCAGATGTGGCTGCGTTATCCATGGGCTTTTCTGTTGAAGAG GACCTTTCCTGGCCTGGGCTTGCAGTGGGTGATCTGTTCCACAGACCACGAGCTACTGTGTTAGTAACGGTGAAGGGAGTAGACAAGCTGACCTTGCCTGTGAAAGGAATTTCTTACCCTATTGAGAAC GCTGTTCCTTTCAGCATGGACAGTGTTGCGAATGCTATTCATAATTTGTTCTCTGAGGAGACTCCTGTGGTCTTGCAGCTGGCCCCCAGCGAGGAA AGAGTGTACATGGTGGGCAAGGCAAACTCTGTATTTGAAGATCTTTCTGTCACGCTGCGCCAACTGCGAAACCGCTTATTCCAGGACAACTCCATTCTCAGCTCCCTTCCTCTCAACTCCCTCAGCAGAAACAACgag GTTGACTTGCTTTTTCTGTCAGAACTACAAGTCCTACATGATATTGCAAGCCTg CTGTCTCGACACAAGCACTTGGCCAAAGATCACTCTCCAGACCTGTATTCTCTGGAGCTGTCTGGTTTGGAAGAAGTTGGAAAACGGTATGGGGAAGACTCTCAGCAATTCAAGGATGCTTCTCAAATTCTTGTAGACTCCTTGCAAAAG TTTGCAGATGAGATGTATAATCTGTATAGTGGGAATGCAGTAGTAGAAGTGGTGGCTGTGAAGACGTTTAATTCTCCCCTCACAAGGAAGACTCGCTCCATTCTCCAGTCTTCACAG AGTGAATCAGATAATCCATATAACCTTGCCTATCCGTACAACTACAATTACTCTGTAATCTTCAACATCATTCTGTGGATGATGATAGGTCTTGCTTTAGCTGTGATAGTCATCTCCTACAACCTCTGGAACATGGATCCTGGGTATGACAGCATTATTTACAGGATGACGAATCAGAAGATAAGAATGGATTGA